The DNA region CGAGGTCCTCGGCGCTGATCGAAGGCCGCAGGACCGGGCAGATCGGATAGCCGAAGCGCTCCAGGCCCACCGCCACCGGGAAGAGGGGCGTCGGAAAAAGCAGGGGGGCGGTTCCGAGAAGAATCATCTTCTCCGCCGAAGAAATCCGGTGGCGTAGCTCGGCGCTGGCTTCGGGCGTGAGGCCCAAGGCGCGGTGGACTTGCGGAGTGGCGAAGCGCCCCAGACCGTAGAAGGGGACCGGCGCCAGCAAGGCTTCGAAGAGGGGCTGAACGTATTTTTGGAAAACGTCCTCTTCAGAGCCTCGAAGGTCGTCGACGTAGGTTTCGACTTTGTCCACGGCCTTCTCGATCGTGTCGTTGCATTCGCCCGAAGCGAGGGCGCCAATCGGCGAAATCGCCACCCCGACCGCGCATCCCAGATCCGAATCTCCGAAAATTTTTCCAAGGAAACCCATAAATACCCCCATGAATTGGCCCTTTCTTTCCTCCTCAAGTGGGCCGCGGCCTAGGGAGCCGCGGCCCGAGGATGAGGAAAGTGGGCAATGATTGTCGGGAAAACTCTATTACAAGCGAGGTGCCAAACGAGGGCCGCAGGCGAAATAATCTCTAGTTTATTGTTTTTACTCATTAATTTGTTTAATGCGGCCGTGGCATGGGGCAAGGGCGAATTTGTGCGAAGTGCATAAATTATTACATCTATAAATATTTATTAATTATTTCATGTCGTTAAATCTTATCAACCAAGATGTCTAAAATCATAGTCTTGTAACAGTTACACAGTAAGGGGCTGAGAGGGACTTGGTGCTTTGGCGCCATGGAAGATTCGCTCGGACACCAAAAATTCAAAGGCGGATCTCTCTCGGCCTATATATGGTTGTTATGTCTTTAATTGCACAATTAAACGCTGGGTGGGGTTTTGGGAGTAACAATATGAAATAATTAATTTATTATTAATATTTCACGTATTAACACATACTAGACATATTCGATCGCCCCGGCCTAAATTCGGCTATCTATATTTATATAAATAAAATCATATAGTTATAATCTATTTCCGAGACTCCTCCGCTTGGCACAAACATTGGAATATAGAAAGGCAGGAGGACGAAAGAAATGCAAATGATTAACCCCACCATCCAAGCCGAATTCAGCAAGCCCGGAATGAACCCCTTCTTTGCCGCCCTGGCCCAGGCCCCCCGCGTCGAGACCCCGGTTCACAAGTTCCACCGCGAAGTGAAGGCTTTGGAGAAGATCGCCGAAGCCGGTGACCTTCAGGCTTGGACCGCCAAGGTGGGTCAGGTCGATGTTCTCGCCCAGCAGGCCTTTGAAGATCCGATGAAGCTCCTCGAAGCCAAGGTTCAGGTCAAGAAGCTCGAGCTGACCCTCTTCGTCAAGGCCAGCAAGAGCGCCATCCAGCAGGCCGAAACCGTCGAGAAGCAGGCTAAGGAAGCCGAGCTGACCGATAACCAGGCTTCCCGGGCCCTGTGGATGAAGGCCCAGCAGCTTCGCCAAATGGGCCGCCTGTTCCAGGACAAGCTCCGCGCCCAGCTCCAAACCGCTTAATTCAAGCGAAAAACGAGGTCTTTACTTCGGTTTTCAAGGAAATTGGGAAATAATGCGTAAAAAAGACTGGTGGTCGATGGGTAACGGACTTGTTGAAAAAGATCGAGGCATCCAGAGCACCCTCTGGAAGTGGGCGGAGGACTCCAAGCTTCCGACCCGACCGACGCCGAAGGGGCCGGAAGGGACCGTCGACGGCCGCCAAGTCGTCGAGTTCGTCTTCGGCCATTTCGAAAAATTTTCGCCCAAGATTCAGAAGCAGATCGCCGTCCTCCAGAAGAGCTTTCGGGCCCTCGGTTTCTCCGACGACGAGGCCAAGGCGATTCTGGCCGGCGATCCCAAAACCGGCGCCAAACATCTGGTGGAGCGGGGCAAGGATTTCGAGAAGCGGGCCAAGGAGGAGAAGAAGTCCCTCGTCGCCAAGGATCACCTCGAGCAAGCCCAGACCGCTTACCGCCTGGCGCTGGGCCTCGATTCCAAGAATGCCTCGGCCCATCGCGCCTTGGCCGATCTTTTATACCGCGGCGGAGACATCAAGGCCGCCCGCGAGGAAGCCGGCTTGGCGATCCGCTTCGCCGAGGCCAAGGACGTCCCCAATTTGATCGTCTGGCTGCATTCGGTGAAGGACCCCTCGCTCAAGAACAGCAAGGCCCTCGATTTCGCGGCGACCCAATTGGTCGAGGCGCGGCGCTTCGATGACGCCAAAGCGCTCTACGAAGGAGCGGCCCGCGGCCAAAGCGATGCGGCTGCCGCCCAGAAATATCGCGAGAAAGCCCTGTTGGTCGAGGAGATGGGCGGAGCTTTCAAGCCGACCTTCGACGAAAAGACCAATCCCGAGGTGGCCAAGCTCCACGCCGCCCTTCGAGCCCAAGGCATTCCCGGCGGCTTGATGGCCGGGACGCCGGTCGAGGGAAAGGGGGCCCGCGAGCTCAACGCCTCGCAAGTTTTGGCCTTCGTCGACAAGAACGGCGAGGACCCTCGGGTCCAGGCCGCGCTCAAGGAATGCGGCTTGGCGCTTCCGAAGATGAAGTTCCGCGATGCCGCCGACCAGGAGGCTTTCGCCCGCTTAAGCTTTTCGCAAAAACTTTCGCTCTACCACCAGCGCCAAGCCGAGGCCGCGACCGGCGACAAGGCCAAGGGAAAGCATCTGGCCGCCGCCGCTCACTTCGACCCGACCTCGACGGCCAAGCTGAGGGCCTACGCGGAAACCCTCACCGGCGAGAAAGATCCCAGCTCGGCCATCCAAGCTTACAAGTGGCTGGTGAAAATGGATCCGGCCAATGCCGCGGATCGCAAGGCGCTCGGCCAGCTCTACCTGAGCCAAGATCGCTGGGAAGAGGCTTACAAGGTCCTGCCTCGAGCCGAGGCCGAGACGATGCTGGCGGCCAAGATCGACAAGGCCCGCCAATTCGCCGAGATCAAGGATTTCAAGAAGGCCGAGGAGATCGTTCGCCAAGTTTGGGGCTTGCTCGAGGAGCCTTACAAGGGCCGGGCCGCGCTGCCGGCCGACGAGGCCGGCCGGATTCTTCGCTTGAAGGCCAGCCTCGACCTGGCGGCCGGCGCCGTTCATGTGCTGAAGGAGGGGCCGGCCCATGGCGTTCAGGGTTTTCAGCAGGCGCTCGAGGCCAGCAACGAGGCCCTCCAAAAAAATCCCAAGGACGAGCAAGCGCTTCTTCTGCGGGCTCGGGCCAACGACAAGCTCGGCAACGGCAAAGCCGCCTTGGTCGACTACCTGGCGACTTCCACCTTGAATCAGGCGCCGACCTTGGTCCCCAAGGACCTCAAGACTTCGACCAGCCCCAGCCTTCGCGGGGTTCCGATGCCGGAGGAGTACTACCGCTTCGTCGAGCGCTACCGCGAGCAGGTTCGGACCGATTTCCGCAAGGAGCTGGATAACTTCAAGCGCTTCGCCCACGAGACCAGCCCCGACGCCAAGAAAGAGGTCGAGGCCAGCCGAGCCAAGCTGGAGGGGATGGTCGAGGAGCTCCGCAATTTCCCGGAAATGAGCCGGAGCGACCAGTTCGAGGATTTGAAATTGGTCCGGGAATTTTTGAAGTACCGGAAACAATGGGTCGAGGGCCAGGCCCTGCTGAAGTTCGAAGGTCAGCCGGTGGTCAAGGACAAGAAGCTCGATCCGGTGAAAGTCGCCGAGCTGGTAAAAGATTGGCAAAACGGCCAACCCACGCCTGACCAGCTCCTCGACATCGCCGGCGCGTTGAAGGACCAGTTCGTCGATGCCGCCGCACCCGGTTACCGAAAGCTCGATGCCCAGCTCGAAGCTCGGCAAGAGCAGGCCCAGCGCGCGCGGGAGCACAATGCCTTCGTCAATTCGCTGGATTACCAGAGGCTCAAGGCCAAAGCCGAGGTCGAGCTGAAGGCGGTCGAAGAGCAGATGCGGGAAGTTCGGAACGAGCTCCTGCCCAACCTGACCTTGAAACCCGGCGAAAGGGCCAGCCTGGAGCAGATCGCCGACGCCGAGGTCGCTTCCAAGATCAATATGGAGCTGGGGCACCTCAACGGCCTCAGTAACACTTTGAATCAATGGAAGGCCCTGATGGACGCTCTGCCCAGCGACGTCCTCGACACTCGATTCCGCCTCGACCAATATGGCCAAATCCTGGCCGGCTATCATCAAGTATTGGTGGCCGATGAGAAAACTTACGATGGCCCGGCCTTGCCCAGCGACTCCGAAATCTCCGACAAGATGTTCGATATCCGCTTCGGACGCAGCGGCAAAGGCGAGGACGCTACCTACGACAAATCGATTTCCTTCAACGCCTTGGCCGAGTCCTATGCCAAGAGCCAAGGCCTATCCTGGGATGAGAAGGCCTTTAACGACTTGACCTTGGCCTTGGTTGTGGGCGCCGAAACTCAGGATTTCCGCCTTGCCAAATATCTCAGCGCCGACGGCATCAAGGATTTTTTGACCAAAAATCAGCAAGCCGGCGAGCTCATGAAGAAGGCTTTCGCCACCGGCGAGGATTATGGCGCGGCCACCGCGCTCGCCCTCGAGGCCCTGCGGGCCTACGCCGAACTGGGTAATTCGGCCAAAGTCGAAGAGACCCTACGTTACATCGATGGATGGCAAAATTACGGCCCGCGCGAAGAGAATGAGATCGCGCGCGAAATCCAGAACCTCGAGCTGAAGTCGGCGATGGCCGAGGCCCTGCAGGGCACCAATATTAGACTGGTTGGCGAGAGCAAGGAGGATGTCGACGCACAGGCCGAATATAGCGAACCCGGGAAATTGCCGAGAACCTACGAGGAGCTGCTCCTCGGCGAGGCTCGATCCAGCGCCCATCGTCTGGTCGGACGGGATTACGGCAGTTACATCCCGGGCTTGATCGCGGCCCGAAGCTTCTACGAGAAAGACCGGGACCAGGAAAACGTTCGGGAGATCGACAAGAAGCTGAAAGAGGAATTGGATGACCGCCAATACTCGCTGGAAACTCGGGTCGAAGGGATGGCGAGCGACTCGGGCAAGATCTACTCGGTGGATTCGGCGCTGACGATCTATTCCAAGGACGAGCGGGAATCCACGGTCAACCAGGCTTCGCAGCTGATTCAAGCCCGCCTGGCCTTGGTGGGCACCATCGACATGTCCAACAAGGAGGCTCGGGAGACTTACGGAAAAAGACTGGTCAAGGACCTCGAGGTCTTTCGATTGGCCTTGGAGTATTCGCCCGATCTGAAACCGGAAGTCCGCTTTGAGATGCTCAAGCAGCTCTCTTCCTCGGCCGCGCTCTACAAGAAAATGTTCACCGAAGGCGAGAATCCGGCCATCAAGCCGGAGACGCTCAAGGGGCAGGTCGACGCTATCGCCAAGCTGGGCGAGAAGATCATCGACGACCACGCTTTCGCCTTCCATCCCAAATTGGATGCCGAGGACGCTTGGGCCATCGAGCGAGTGCGAGCCCTGGGCCTTCCGTCCCATATCGAGAGCGGGATTCTCGGCTATTACCTCGACCGTTCGCAGGAGCCGAAGGAGATTCGCGGCGCCCACATCACCCAAGCCGACTTGGATGAGATCAAGAAGATCGAGAGTCAGTACAGCTACAGCTACCAGATGCAGCAATTCAACGTGGAGCAGTACTTGATCAAGGCCGGCAAGTTTCGGCCGCTGAC from bacterium includes:
- a CDS encoding tetratricopeptide repeat protein — protein: MRKKDWWSMGNGLVEKDRGIQSTLWKWAEDSKLPTRPTPKGPEGTVDGRQVVEFVFGHFEKFSPKIQKQIAVLQKSFRALGFSDDEAKAILAGDPKTGAKHLVERGKDFEKRAKEEKKSLVAKDHLEQAQTAYRLALGLDSKNASAHRALADLLYRGGDIKAAREEAGLAIRFAEAKDVPNLIVWLHSVKDPSLKNSKALDFAATQLVEARRFDDAKALYEGAARGQSDAAAAQKYREKALLVEEMGGAFKPTFDEKTNPEVAKLHAALRAQGIPGGLMAGTPVEGKGARELNASQVLAFVDKNGEDPRVQAALKECGLALPKMKFRDAADQEAFARLSFSQKLSLYHQRQAEAATGDKAKGKHLAAAAHFDPTSTAKLRAYAETLTGEKDPSSAIQAYKWLVKMDPANAADRKALGQLYLSQDRWEEAYKVLPRAEAETMLAAKIDKARQFAEIKDFKKAEEIVRQVWGLLEEPYKGRAALPADEAGRILRLKASLDLAAGAVHVLKEGPAHGVQGFQQALEASNEALQKNPKDEQALLLRARANDKLGNGKAALVDYLATSTLNQAPTLVPKDLKTSTSPSLRGVPMPEEYYRFVERYREQVRTDFRKELDNFKRFAHETSPDAKKEVEASRAKLEGMVEELRNFPEMSRSDQFEDLKLVREFLKYRKQWVEGQALLKFEGQPVVKDKKLDPVKVAELVKDWQNGQPTPDQLLDIAGALKDQFVDAAAPGYRKLDAQLEARQEQAQRAREHNAFVNSLDYQRLKAKAEVELKAVEEQMREVRNELLPNLTLKPGERASLEQIADAEVASKINMELGHLNGLSNTLNQWKALMDALPSDVLDTRFRLDQYGQILAGYHQVLVADEKTYDGPALPSDSEISDKMFDIRFGRSGKGEDATYDKSISFNALAESYAKSQGLSWDEKAFNDLTLALVVGAETQDFRLAKYLSADGIKDFLTKNQQAGELMKKAFATGEDYGAATALALEALRAYAELGNSAKVEETLRYIDGWQNYGPREENEIAREIQNLELKSAMAEALQGTNIRLVGESKEDVDAQAEYSEPGKLPRTYEELLLGEARSSAHRLVGRDYGSYIPGLIAARSFYEKDRDQENVREIDKKLKEELDDRQYSLETRVEGMASDSGKIYSVDSALTIYSKDERESTVNQASQLIQARLALVGTIDMSNKEARETYGKRLVKDLEVFRLALEYSPDLKPEVRFEMLKQLSSSAALYKKMFTEGENPAIKPETLKGQVDAIAKLGEKIIDDHAFAFHPKLDAEDAWAIERVRALGLPSHIESGILGYYLDRSQEPKEIRGAHITQADLDEIKKIESQYSYSYQMQQFNVEQYLIKAGKFRPLTDGETNIQQGIRDDFKTVYTQAMNEGNYELLSNFTPTVLNQFSKASYEAHEKIESSKDPEAPLNVRLESAVEAASIFGQLGLDARVEQALAPVKEHIEKQEPSVRASGYLSLGQIYENSGMEKEAKAQYQKLSDLDPGPGKNQADKALHEAAVFARGRIQLVDGNLDKAKEILSEIKHNSLAAAELQKIDQVEYQKRVGFPLEFLSAVLMAEVDKRRGNTRDLEYITKREGKANEFHKEVQAFLSEAQRMLQSGEVKTLEEAIQKLRDDVGYWQVLDVLDRTGRGQDTMAYIKTLSNPTLTDAQVSGETLRLAEKLLDREDFEFASQVSSLLTSDPHVGPQAKELVKTRIPDEAKWAARKAAIWKAVKDILIVPAIVEGRYGDAFVSALTTIASFGVGRIFSAGAKIAWAGFTARSVARAGWMARFAAWSPRGFKVAEVGAVAMADNAGFAVGGMLMETARTGKNQFGWNRFWHEMLVGIAPFGLVHASGKVMGAIGKRAEHIPWLKVATEAEATLLKGQGKLAISQSGRAAVWTTHRLMNASAFTLGGMINQNLGFIEKDNAPLGLVFLQNLAMDFQMMAA